From Paenibacillus sp. PK3_47, the proteins below share one genomic window:
- the fapR gene encoding transcription factor FapR produces the protein MSKKDRQQQLLRIIEGNPFVTDRELTRQLKVSIQTIRLDRLELGIPELRERMKQMAEHSYDQVRSLPPDEVVGDIVDLQLDRSGISIFEIREEHVFSRNGIARGHYVFAQANSLAVAVINDEIALTASADIRFVRMVKLGEKCIAKAQVRSLAGRGGKAEVDVFTYVGEELVFQGHFVVYRSANEEYSEGGNRSADRH, from the coding sequence ATGTCCAAGAAAGACCGCCAGCAGCAGCTGCTGAGAATAATTGAAGGGAATCCGTTCGTGACGGACCGGGAATTGACCCGGCAGCTTAAGGTGAGTATCCAGACCATCAGGCTGGACAGGCTGGAGCTGGGAATACCGGAGCTGCGTGAACGGATGAAGCAGATGGCAGAGCACTCCTACGATCAGGTGCGCTCGTTGCCTCCTGACGAAGTGGTTGGTGATATTGTCGATCTGCAGCTGGACAGAAGCGGGATATCCATCTTTGAAATCCGGGAGGAGCATGTCTTTTCCAGAAACGGTATCGCCCGCGGCCATTATGTGTTTGCCCAGGCCAATTCGCTTGCGGTTGCTGTTATCAATGACGAGATTGCTTTGACCGCTTCGGCTGACATCCGGTTTGTACGTATGGTCAAGCTTGGCGAGAAGTGCATAGCCAAGGCGCAGGTGCGCTCGCTGGCAGGACGCGGCGGCAAAGCTGAAGTGGACGTATTTACGTACGTCGGAGAAGAGCTGGTATTTCAAGGTCATTTTGTAGTGTACCGGTCCGCAAATGAAGAATACAGCGAAGGGGGAAACCGAAGTGCTGATCGCCATTGA
- a CDS encoding nucleoside recognition domain-containing protein, whose protein sequence is MNILKLRRILSGSAPFLSGAFAILLAIAIVAAPESSFAASLQGLKLWWTLVFPALLPFLILSEMLTASGLVHGLGVLLAPLMSKVFRLPGIGGWTLALGMSAGFPSGANGVMQLHKQGSISDNEAGRLAALAHFASPVSLLIVVGTAFLHSPAAGYALLAIHWFSGLLAGCTSALIRRKPADSHAPDAAAGARHTKLPLFKRILKTAAEAREQDGRSFGRLLGESVSSAVQSLMLVGGYMIMFAVAINIVTSLIPQLPSALAAGLLEIHLGAKELASTRGADEGSMGVPGYALLSAALGWSGICGQLQALTSLRAAGVRFIPYAFSRLLHGLYAFIGTMLLWKPLMNIPTADLPAAAGIAPPAEPAGITPAAVWQTLPSLLSMHFMLLAVLLALSAAVYFLTLLRRPNG, encoded by the coding sequence ATGAATATCCTAAAATTGCGCCGGATTCTTTCAGGCTCGGCTCCCTTTTTATCCGGTGCTTTTGCAATACTGCTGGCTATCGCCATCGTAGCTGCACCGGAGTCTTCTTTTGCAGCTTCGCTGCAGGGGCTGAAGCTCTGGTGGACCCTTGTTTTCCCTGCGCTGCTGCCCTTTCTGATCCTGTCCGAAATGCTGACCGCCTCAGGTCTGGTACACGGGCTTGGCGTCCTGCTGGCCCCGCTGATGAGCAAAGTGTTCAGGCTCCCCGGTATAGGCGGCTGGACGCTGGCCCTCGGGATGTCAGCAGGATTCCCGTCAGGCGCTAATGGGGTCATGCAGCTTCATAAGCAGGGCAGTATCAGTGACAACGAAGCGGGACGTCTGGCGGCACTGGCCCATTTTGCCAGTCCGGTCAGCCTGCTGATCGTTGTCGGGACAGCCTTTTTGCATAGTCCGGCAGCCGGATACGCCCTGCTGGCCATCCATTGGTTTTCCGGTCTGCTTGCAGGCTGTACTTCAGCACTGATTCGCAGAAAACCTGCAGACAGCCATGCGCCGGATGCAGCAGCAGGTGCAAGGCACACTAAACTTCCTTTATTTAAAAGGATACTTAAGACTGCAGCCGAAGCCCGGGAACAGGATGGCCGCAGCTTCGGCAGGCTGCTCGGTGAATCCGTCTCTTCTGCAGTGCAAAGCCTGATGCTCGTCGGGGGGTATATGATTATGTTCGCCGTAGCGATCAACATCGTTACTTCACTGATCCCTCAGCTGCCTTCAGCGCTCGCGGCGGGCCTCCTCGAAATTCATCTCGGTGCAAAAGAACTGGCCAGCACAAGGGGCGCAGACGAGGGATCTATGGGCGTGCCCGGCTATGCGCTGCTGTCAGCCGCACTCGGCTGGAGCGGAATTTGCGGACAGCTTCAGGCACTGACATCGCTGAGAGCAGCGGGTGTCCGCTTTATACCTTACGCCTTTTCCCGCCTGCTTCATGGTCTGTATGCATTCATTGGCACTATGCTGCTGTGGAAACCGCTGATGAATATCCCTACCGCTGACTTGCCTGCGGCAGCCGGTATCGCTCCCCCTGCCGAGCCCGCAGGCATCACTCCGGCGGCAGTATGGCAGACGCTGCCCAGCCTGCTAAGTATGCATTTCATGCTTCTAGCGGTTTTGTTAGCCCTGTCTGCGGCTGTATACTTCCTTACTTTGCTCCGCCGTCCAAATGGCTGA
- a CDS encoding DUF177 domain-containing protein: MKIHFRKLANADEALHIHETLDVSELVKGRKDILAVAPLSVDLNALPAGTDRVNVVGKLNGNVDMLCSRCLTEVNSKLNIPFAETFKWLKQPILPDDEDDELIYVEDEIVDLVPFVEENFVLHLPDSVLCKADCLGLCQTCGQNLNEGTCSCDNTVVDPRLAALKGFFTKQDD; this comes from the coding sequence ATGAAGATTCACTTTCGCAAATTGGCTAATGCCGACGAGGCTCTGCACATTCATGAAACATTGGATGTCAGTGAACTTGTCAAAGGGCGAAAGGATATACTTGCTGTTGCGCCGCTCTCAGTGGACCTTAATGCGCTGCCCGCGGGAACCGATCGTGTGAACGTGGTGGGGAAATTGAACGGGAATGTGGACATGTTATGCTCACGTTGCCTGACAGAGGTCAACAGTAAACTGAACATTCCTTTTGCCGAGACTTTCAAATGGCTCAAGCAGCCGATTCTTCCCGATGATGAAGATGATGAACTCATCTACGTCGAGGATGAGATTGTGGATCTTGTCCCGTTCGTGGAAGAAAACTTCGTACTGCACTTGCCGGATTCGGTATTGTGCAAGGCAGACTGTCTTGGTCTTTGTCAGACATGTGGACAAAATTTGAACGAAGGCACCTGCAGTTGCGACAACACAGTGGTCGATCCACGGCTCGCTGCGTTGAAAGGATTCTTTACCAAGCAAGATGACTAA
- the fabD gene encoding ACP S-malonyltransferase, whose translation MGKIAFVFPGQGAQAVGMGKDIYDALPDSRAVFEKGDEVLGFPLSKLVFEGPDSELKQTVNTQPALVTASVAFLEAFRAQGISPDYVAGHSLGEYSALVAAGVLSYEDAVALVRLRGQFMEEAVPGGKGAMAAVLGAERGALAELCRTISEEGNPVELANVNCPGQIVVSGSAAGVDSVVQRVKEAGGKRAIPLEVSGPFHSSLMKEAADRLAAELKKVTFNRPSVPVVVNVTAAPVTDPEEIRQLLVQQVFSPVLWQDSVEWLISAGVDTFVEIGSGSVLAGLIRKIDKNVKVVNINTLESAQAPL comes from the coding sequence ATGGGTAAAATTGCATTTGTTTTTCCCGGCCAGGGTGCGCAGGCAGTCGGTATGGGTAAGGATATATATGATGCTCTGCCGGACAGCCGTGCGGTGTTCGAGAAGGGCGACGAGGTGCTTGGTTTTCCGCTGAGCAAGCTTGTTTTTGAAGGGCCGGACAGTGAACTGAAGCAGACGGTGAATACGCAGCCGGCGCTTGTCACGGCCAGTGTTGCTTTTCTTGAGGCTTTTCGCGCTCAAGGCATCAGCCCGGATTATGTGGCAGGTCACAGCCTTGGTGAATACAGCGCCCTCGTGGCGGCCGGAGTTCTCTCCTATGAGGATGCAGTAGCACTGGTACGCCTGCGCGGACAGTTTATGGAAGAAGCTGTTCCCGGCGGCAAAGGTGCAATGGCAGCTGTACTGGGCGCGGAACGCGGAGCTTTGGCGGAACTGTGCCGCACCATTAGTGAAGAGGGCAATCCGGTAGAGCTGGCCAATGTTAACTGCCCTGGGCAGATTGTTGTATCCGGTTCGGCGGCGGGCGTGGACAGTGTTGTTCAGCGCGTCAAGGAAGCTGGCGGCAAACGGGCGATTCCGCTTGAAGTCAGCGGACCTTTTCACTCTTCTCTAATGAAGGAAGCGGCGGACCGTCTCGCGGCAGAGCTTAAGAAGGTTACTTTCAATAGGCCTTCCGTCCCGGTTGTGGTTAATGTTACCGCAGCTCCGGTTACCGATCCTGAAGAGATCCGCCAGCTGCTTGTGCAGCAGGTATTCTCTCCTGTATTATGGCAGGATAGCGTGGAATGGCTGATCTCTGCCGGTGTGGATACGTTTGTGGAGATCGGTTCGGGAAGCGTGCTGGCCGGACTGATCCGCAAGATTGACAAAAATGTAAAAGTGGTAAACATTAACACACTGGAAAGCGCCCAAGCCCCTTTGTAA
- the fabF gene encoding beta-ketoacyl-ACP synthase II, translating to MSHRVVVTGMGVITSLGKDLDTFWDSLMSGKSGVSLVDSFDVSDYTTRIAASVKEFDAEERFGRKEARKMDRFVQFAVAAGEDALKDSNLKIGENIDAERIGVSVGSGIGGLGTWEDNHNLLLEKGPKRVSPFFIPMMIANMGSGQLSINLGAKGPNTTTVTACATGSHSIGESFRLIQRGDADAMICGGSEATIRPTGMAGFCAMRAMSTRNEEPEKASRPFDVDRDGFVMGEGAGILILESLEHAEKRGAKIYAEVIGYGLSADAHHMTDPDPDGAARCMKMAIRDAGINPEDIDYINAHGTSTPAGDKSETTAVKKALGEHAYKVAISSTKSMTGHLLGAAGGVEAIICGLSLQKGMIAPTINLDNPDPECDLDYVPNVPRKAELNIAMSNSFGFGGHNATVILKKFNQ from the coding sequence TTGAGTCATAGAGTAGTTGTTACAGGAATGGGCGTAATAACGTCCCTGGGCAAGGATCTGGATACTTTCTGGGACAGCCTGATGAGCGGTAAATCCGGAGTATCTCTGGTGGATTCCTTTGATGTTAGTGATTACACCACGCGTATAGCGGCTTCGGTCAAGGAATTTGATGCGGAGGAGCGTTTTGGCCGCAAGGAAGCCCGCAAGATGGACCGGTTTGTACAGTTTGCAGTGGCAGCCGGCGAGGATGCGCTGAAGGACAGCAACCTTAAGATCGGTGAGAATATTGATGCAGAGCGGATCGGCGTATCTGTCGGCTCCGGTATCGGCGGACTGGGAACGTGGGAGGACAATCACAACCTGCTGCTTGAAAAAGGGCCAAAGCGGGTAAGCCCGTTCTTCATTCCGATGATGATAGCCAACATGGGCTCCGGACAGCTGTCGATTAACCTCGGCGCCAAAGGACCTAACACTACGACGGTTACAGCCTGTGCTACCGGAAGCCATTCCATTGGTGAATCTTTCCGGCTGATCCAGCGCGGTGACGCTGATGCGATGATCTGCGGCGGCTCGGAAGCTACCATCCGTCCGACAGGCATGGCAGGGTTCTGTGCAATGAGAGCGATGTCTACACGTAACGAGGAGCCTGAGAAGGCCAGCCGTCCGTTTGATGTTGACCGCGACGGTTTTGTAATGGGTGAAGGCGCCGGAATTCTGATTCTGGAGTCGCTGGAGCATGCCGAGAAGCGCGGAGCCAAGATTTATGCCGAGGTTATCGGCTACGGTCTTAGCGCAGACGCTCACCATATGACAGATCCGGACCCTGACGGCGCGGCGCGCTGTATGAAGATGGCGATCCGTGATGCGGGAATTAACCCTGAGGATATTGATTATATCAATGCTCACGGAACTTCCACGCCTGCAGGGGACAAATCGGAAACTACTGCTGTGAAAAAGGCACTGGGAGAGCATGCCTACAAGGTAGCCATCAGCTCCACCAAGTCCATGACCGGTCACCTGCTCGGTGCAGCCGGCGGCGTAGAAGCGATTATTTGCGGTCTTTCCCTGCAAAAGGGCATGATTGCGCCGACGATTAATCTGGATAATCCTGATCCGGAATGCGATTTGGATTATGTCCCGAATGTGCCGCGCAAAGCGGAACTGAACATTGCAATGTCCAACTCCTTCGGGTTCGGAGGACATAACGCAACCGTTATTCTCAAAAAATTCAATCAGTAA
- a CDS encoding acyl carrier protein yields the protein MSDVLERVKRIVIDRLGADEAEVTLEASFKDDLGADSLDVVELVMELEDEFDMEISDEDAEKITTVGEVVKYIQSHT from the coding sequence ATGTCCGATGTATTGGAGCGTGTAAAACGCATTGTCATCGACCGCTTGGGTGCCGATGAAGCTGAGGTAACATTAGAAGCGTCTTTCAAAGATGATTTAGGTGCTGATTCTCTTGATGTAGTTGAATTGGTAATGGAATTGGAAGATGAATTCGATATGGAAATCTCTGATGAAGATGCAGAGAAGATTACGACCGTGGGTGAAGTTGTGAAGTACATACAATCTCATACCTAG
- the fabG gene encoding 3-oxoacyl-[acyl-carrier-protein] reductase, producing the protein MFSALKGQTALVTGGSRGIGRSIALALAEQGVKVAVNYSGSEAAAQETVRLIQELGSEAIALKGNVGSSAEADNLVKEVVNTWGKIDILVNNAGITRDNLLMRMKEEEFDQVIETNLKGVFNCLKAVTRPMMKQRYGRIINISSVVGVTGNPGQVNYTAAKAGVIGMTKSAARELSSRGITVNCIAPGFIDTDMTRELSDEIRSELIKGIPLAKLGRPEDIAMAAVFLASEGAAYMTGQTIHVDGGMYM; encoded by the coding sequence ATGTTCTCAGCATTAAAAGGGCAGACCGCCCTCGTTACCGGAGGCTCCCGCGGCATTGGACGCAGCATTGCTCTGGCACTTGCCGAGCAGGGAGTCAAGGTCGCTGTCAATTATTCCGGCAGTGAAGCTGCAGCGCAGGAGACGGTCCGGCTCATCCAGGAGCTTGGCTCTGAAGCCATTGCGCTGAAAGGGAATGTCGGCAGCAGTGCGGAGGCTGACAATCTGGTCAAAGAAGTGGTGAACACCTGGGGCAAGATAGACATCCTTGTGAACAATGCCGGTATTACCCGGGATAATCTGCTTATGCGCATGAAAGAAGAAGAGTTTGATCAGGTCATCGAAACCAATCTCAAAGGCGTGTTCAATTGTCTTAAGGCGGTTACACGTCCGATGATGAAGCAGCGTTACGGCCGGATCATTAATATTTCCTCGGTTGTGGGTGTAACCGGCAATCCTGGGCAAGTTAATTATACCGCTGCCAAAGCAGGTGTGATCGGGATGACGAAATCTGCAGCCCGGGAGCTGTCTTCACGGGGAATCACTGTGAACTGTATTGCACCGGGATTTATTGATACCGATATGACCCGCGAGCTGTCCGATGAAATCCGCAGTGAGCTGATCAAGGGGATTCCTCTTGCAAAGCTCGGGCGGCCGGAGGACATTGCTATGGCGGCAGTATTCCTGGCCTCTGAAGGGGCTGCCTATATGACAGGCCAGACCATCCATGTGGATGGCGGCATGTACATGTAA
- a CDS encoding beta-ketoacyl-ACP synthase III has protein sequence MKQLRPIGIIGTGKYVPEKILTNSDLEQMVETNDEWIVSRTGIRERHIAAPHEATSDLAYEAALKALESANMKAEDLELIIVATITPDSAFPSTACILQDKLGAKGAAAFDLSAACSGFVYSLATATGFLQTGMYNNALIIGADTLSRITDYTDRNTCVLFGDGAGAVILGEVPEGRGFQSFDLGAEGSGGSLLKMEAGGSRLPASQQTIEEKKHFIYMNGREVFKFAVRVMGTATERVLAKAGLGKEDIDLFVPHQANIRIIQSAMQRLDLQENKCVINVDRYANTSAASIPLALVEAAEEGRMKEGDTVLMVGFGGGLTWGASVLVW, from the coding sequence ATGAAGCAGCTGCGCCCTATAGGGATCATCGGCACCGGGAAATATGTGCCTGAGAAAATATTAACCAACAGTGATCTGGAACAAATGGTAGAAACGAATGATGAATGGATTGTCAGCCGCACAGGGATCCGCGAACGGCATATTGCGGCTCCGCATGAGGCGACTTCTGATCTGGCTTATGAAGCGGCGCTCAAAGCGCTGGAGTCCGCGAACATGAAGGCAGAGGACCTTGAACTTATAATAGTAGCAACTATTACTCCGGACAGCGCTTTTCCTTCTACAGCCTGTATCCTTCAGGACAAGCTTGGTGCCAAAGGCGCTGCGGCGTTTGATTTGTCGGCGGCCTGCTCAGGTTTTGTCTACAGTCTGGCTACCGCTACCGGATTCCTGCAGACCGGAATGTACAACAATGCGCTGATTATCGGTGCAGACACCTTGTCGCGGATTACGGATTATACCGACCGCAACACCTGTGTACTGTTCGGTGACGGTGCAGGGGCGGTCATTCTCGGTGAAGTTCCTGAAGGCAGAGGCTTCCAGTCCTTCGATCTGGGAGCTGAAGGCTCCGGAGGCAGCCTGCTGAAGATGGAAGCGGGCGGCTCCCGTCTGCCGGCATCCCAGCAGACAATTGAAGAGAAGAAGCATTTCATTTACATGAACGGGCGTGAAGTGTTCAAATTTGCAGTCCGGGTCATGGGCACAGCAACAGAACGTGTGCTGGCCAAGGCCGGACTCGGCAAGGAAGATATCGACTTGTTCGTACCTCATCAGGCTAATATCCGTATTATCCAGTCCGCTATGCAGCGCCTGGATCTGCAGGAGAACAAATGCGTCATTAATGTTGACAGATATGCCAACACTTCTGCCGCATCCATTCCGCTTGCGCTGGTGGAAGCTGCCGAAGAAGGGCGGATGAAGGAAGGCGACACCGTGCTTATGGTCGGCTTCGGCGGCGGCCTGACCTGGGGAGCATCCGTATTGGTCTGGTAA
- the coaD gene encoding pantetheine-phosphate adenylyltransferase, which translates to MSLQIRKERVAIYPGSFDPVTMGHMDIIRRAAKQFDRLIVTVLNNLSKKPMFTVEERTELLRQATADIPNVEVDSFRDLLVNYLRQKDAQVIVRGIRTVTDFEYELQNASINHNLDPEAETIFMMTNPKYSYLSSSVVKEIAHFGGNVSDFVTPEVEAAMKLKFSHLDGGAK; encoded by the coding sequence ATGAGTCTGCAAATTAGAAAAGAGCGTGTCGCCATCTATCCGGGAAGCTTTGATCCGGTAACGATGGGACATATGGACATTATCAGACGCGCAGCCAAGCAGTTCGACAGACTGATTGTCACTGTGCTGAATAACTTGAGTAAAAAGCCCATGTTTACGGTTGAAGAACGTACGGAGCTGCTGCGTCAGGCAACCGCAGACATTCCGAATGTTGAGGTGGACAGCTTCCGTGATCTGCTGGTGAACTATTTGCGGCAAAAGGATGCCCAGGTAATCGTCCGCGGCATCCGCACAGTGACAGATTTTGAATATGAACTGCAGAATGCTTCCATTAATCATAACCTGGATCCCGAAGCAGAAACGATATTCATGATGACCAATCCGAAATATTCCTACTTAAGCTCGAGCGTGGTTAAGGAAATTGCTCACTTTGGCGGGAATGTCTCGGATTTTGTCACCCCGGAAGTAGAAGCCGCGATGAAGCTGAAGTTCAGCCATTTGGACGGCGGAGCAAAGTAA
- the plsX gene encoding phosphate acyltransferase PlsX: MLIAIDAMGGDNAPECNVEGALSAAAEWSDTQIVLVGDEARLEPLLKNKPSNVTVRHASEVIGADDEPVKAVRRKKDSSMVVAGRMVREGEAAAMISSGNTGALMTTGLLVVGRMEGIERPALAPMIPTLDDVGVLALDLGANMDAKPQHLAQYALMGSIYRSKVHGIARPRVGLLNVGTEPGKGNELTKEAYPLLEALPGIHFVGNVEARDVLTGSCDVLVCDGFAGNILLKTLEGTAGAMFSLLKEQFSKSLKTKLGAAILMPELRGLKSKLDYKEHGGAPLLGLSGLVVKGHGSSDGNAVKNAVRQARIALQAGLVTSISKEISGK; encoded by the coding sequence GTGCTGATCGCCATTGATGCCATGGGCGGGGACAACGCTCCTGAATGTAATGTGGAGGGGGCGTTGTCCGCGGCCGCGGAGTGGAGTGATACGCAGATCGTGCTTGTCGGCGACGAAGCCAGGCTTGAGCCGCTGCTGAAGAATAAACCGTCCAATGTGACGGTCCGTCATGCAAGTGAAGTAATCGGTGCGGATGATGAGCCCGTGAAGGCGGTCCGCCGCAAAAAGGATTCGTCCATGGTGGTTGCCGGACGTATGGTGCGTGAAGGCGAAGCTGCTGCCATGATCTCGTCCGGAAATACCGGCGCCCTAATGACAACAGGGCTGCTGGTCGTCGGAAGAATGGAAGGCATTGAGCGTCCCGCTCTTGCCCCGATGATACCGACGCTGGATGATGTCGGTGTACTGGCGCTGGATCTCGGCGCCAATATGGATGCCAAACCCCAGCACCTGGCGCAGTACGCGCTGATGGGCAGCATTTACCGCAGCAAGGTGCACGGTATTGCCAGACCGCGTGTAGGGCTGCTGAATGTCGGAACAGAGCCGGGCAAAGGCAATGAGCTGACCAAGGAAGCCTATCCGCTGCTTGAAGCCTTGCCCGGAATTCATTTCGTCGGCAATGTCGAAGCCCGGGATGTGCTTACAGGCAGCTGTGATGTTCTGGTATGTGACGGCTTTGCCGGCAACATCCTGCTGAAGACGCTGGAAGGAACGGCAGGAGCCATGTTCTCGCTGCTTAAAGAGCAGTTCAGCAAATCGCTCAAAACCAAGCTCGGTGCAGCGATTCTGATGCCTGAGCTCAGAGGCCTCAAGAGCAAGCTGGATTATAAGGAACACGGCGGAGCGCCGCTGCTCGGCCTTAGCGGGCTGGTCGTGAAGGGCCACGGCTCCTCAGACGGCAATGCAGTTAAGAATGCAGTAAGACAGGCGCGGATAGCGCTGCAGGCAGGTCTTGTAACAAGCATATCCAAGGAAATTAGCGGGAAGTGA
- a CDS encoding nucleotidyltransferase: MTTVGIVAEYNPLHNGHVHHFREAKKLSGADSTIVVMSGPFTQRGEPAAVSKQARTEMALHMGADLVIELPVAYAVQPAEWFAFGAAALLEATGVVDSLCFGSEAGTLGALLPLAGFLAEESSTLQEEIRRRMAEGSSFPAAYSAAAAAAWRSSAAEPAAEGADAGALLRQPNNSLGLHYLIALRRLNSSIRPLTVPRTGAGFHDPLSPGSSIASATAIRRLLQDGGSPAPYMPEYSLSILEREHAAGRGPLSLEDFRIPLRHVLSTRTAAELRSLQDMNEGLENRLLRIMTELPEFTVNGLLQALKSKRYTHTRLQRLLLHALLNHSKEALLPDRLAQGPAYIRVLGFRASGRSLLKQMKQAATLPVVLSPAHFSHPMLQLDLQAAAVYAGAYSHPLRTDLYADYLQPPVMV, encoded by the coding sequence TTGACTACAGTTGGTATTGTAGCCGAATATAATCCTTTACATAACGGGCATGTCCACCATTTCCGCGAAGCCAAAAAATTATCGGGTGCGGACAGCACCATTGTCGTCATGAGCGGCCCGTTTACCCAGCGCGGCGAGCCGGCGGCGGTCAGCAAGCAGGCGCGGACGGAGATGGCGCTGCATATGGGCGCCGATCTCGTAATTGAACTGCCGGTGGCCTATGCTGTCCAGCCGGCGGAATGGTTCGCCTTCGGAGCTGCAGCCCTGCTGGAGGCCACCGGGGTGGTGGACAGCCTGTGCTTCGGCTCCGAAGCCGGCACTTTGGGTGCCCTGCTCCCGCTGGCCGGATTTCTGGCCGAAGAGAGCAGCACCCTGCAGGAAGAGATCCGCCGGCGTATGGCTGAAGGATCGAGCTTTCCCGCCGCCTACAGCGCAGCTGCGGCAGCGGCCTGGAGGAGCTCTGCTGCAGAACCGGCAGCAGAAGGGGCGGATGCCGGTGCTCTGCTGCGCCAGCCCAACAACAGCCTTGGCCTGCACTACCTGATTGCACTGCGCCGGCTGAACAGCAGCATCCGCCCGCTCACCGTTCCAAGGACCGGGGCGGGATTCCATGATCCGCTGTCTCCGGGATCATCCATCGCCAGCGCTACCGCAATCCGCCGTCTGCTTCAGGACGGCGGCTCCCCTGCTCCATACATGCCGGAATATAGCCTGTCCATCCTGGAACGGGAGCATGCAGCAGGCAGGGGCCCGCTGAGTCTTGAGGATTTCCGGATTCCGCTCCGCCATGTACTGTCCACGCGTACAGCAGCTGAACTCCGCAGCCTTCAGGATATGAATGAGGGATTGGAGAACCGGCTGCTGCGCATCATGACGGAGCTTCCTGAATTTACTGTAAACGGGCTTTTGCAGGCCCTTAAGAGCAAGCGTTACACTCACACCAGACTGCAGAGACTTTTGCTTCATGCCCTGCTCAATCATAGCAAGGAAGCTTTGTTACCTGACCGTCTGGCCCAGGGACCGGCCTATATCCGGGTTCTCGGCTTCCGCGCAAGCGGCCGCAGTCTTCTGAAACAAATGAAACAGGCAGCCACCCTGCCTGTTGTGCTGAGTCCGGCCCATTTCTCCCATCCCATGCTTCAGCTGGATCTTCAAGCAGCTGCGGTGTATGCCGGAGCTTACAGCCATCCGCTGCGGACCGACCTTTACGCCGATTACCTTCAGCCGCCGGTCATGGTCTGA
- a CDS encoding PDZ domain-containing protein, with translation MRLQRRRIGFRAFAYLFTFVVIVYVAVFMNTPYIVYQPGSATEVAPMIEVEGGDQEEQGTFMMTTVSASYANVALLIASVFNAHSEVVLKETRLQDKTEQEYAAEQVFYMSSSQSNAVEAAYQAADVPYEDVVDYLYVISVADAGNQSKFQPGDKIISVSGQKIPDPEALAELLSSSKVGDEVEIVLQRAGKEVKEQVTLVEVQDSNDPAVRPGLGVVIGAVQRVEPKEAGKTVSFVDTNVGGPSAGLMFTMEIYNRLTPGDLTKGHRVAGTGTINAEGTVGSIGGVKHKIVAADRKEAEIFFVPVKNYDEAKAKADEIGTDMKLVPVSTLDDALKYMEELPVRP, from the coding sequence GTGAGGCTGCAAAGACGCCGGATAGGATTTCGTGCTTTTGCCTATTTGTTCACATTTGTCGTAATTGTTTATGTTGCTGTATTTATGAACACCCCTTATATTGTCTACCAGCCCGGCAGTGCCACCGAGGTCGCGCCGATGATTGAGGTGGAGGGCGGAGACCAGGAAGAACAAGGAACTTTTATGATGACTACGGTGTCTGCAAGCTATGCGAATGTAGCGCTCCTTATAGCCTCTGTGTTCAACGCACACAGCGAAGTGGTGCTGAAAGAGACGCGGCTGCAGGATAAGACGGAGCAGGAATATGCGGCTGAGCAGGTCTTTTACATGAGCAGTTCGCAGTCCAACGCCGTGGAGGCCGCTTATCAGGCTGCGGATGTCCCGTATGAGGATGTTGTGGATTATCTTTACGTCATCTCGGTTGCCGATGCAGGGAATCAGAGCAAGTTCCAGCCGGGAGACAAGATCATCAGTGTATCCGGCCAAAAAATTCCCGATCCTGAGGCATTGGCTGAACTGCTCTCCTCCAGTAAAGTGGGCGATGAGGTGGAGATTGTTCTGCAGCGTGCCGGGAAGGAAGTTAAGGAACAGGTGACTCTGGTTGAAGTCCAGGATAGTAATGATCCCGCTGTCCGGCCGGGTCTGGGTGTAGTGATCGGCGCTGTACAGAGGGTGGAGCCCAAGGAGGCAGGGAAAACTGTCAGCTTTGTGGATACAAATGTCGGTGGACCTTCAGCAGGACTTATGTTTACAATGGAAATCTATAACCGGCTTACACCCGGGGATCTAACCAAAGGTCACCGGGTAGCAGGTACGGGAACGATTAATGCGGAGGGAACGGTCGGATCGATCGGCGGGGTCAAGCATAAGATTGTCGCTGCCGACCGTAAAGAGGCGGAGATCTTTTTTGTACCTGTCAAAAATTATGATGAAGCTAAAGCCAAAGCAGATGAAATAGGCACGGATATGAAGCTTGTGCCTGTATCAACTTTGGATGATGCGCTGAAATATATGGAGGAGCTGCCGGTCAGACCATGA
- the rpmF gene encoding 50S ribosomal protein L32: MAVPQRRTSKTRRDKRRTHFKLVVPGMVKCEQCGELKLAHHVCKVCGTYKAREIIKN, from the coding sequence ATGGCAGTACCTCAACGGAGAACGTCCAAAACACGCCGTGACAAGCGTCGTACTCACTTCAAACTGGTAGTACCAGGTATGGTGAAATGTGAACAATGCGGAGAGCTGAAACTGGCTCACCACGTATGCAAAGTTTGCGGAACTTACAAAGCAAGAGAAATCATCAAGAACTAG